One genomic window of Fusarium fujikuroi IMI 58289 draft genome, chromosome FFUJ_chr01 includes the following:
- a CDS encoding related to mRNA export factor MEX67: MAPRGRQNTSARETRNTRKPATTSRGGIQKRKAGRVDGDGDLDMDSAGRRAKKTTTADIKPTRSSTRTSTRGGPSKNAQNVLKHLSNGTAASLASRISSASSGKGPKTRSQDMTGLTVLRVGGLKESKAASNAGGGVNDLLGFMERKAGSFRTGSKRKVAIKKHHTVGDYVYIGASGEDASELIKLNTFTFAGAPLEVIEVDEVPDRGTAIESKTTLELRTKLQEILSSRYLGANKLLNLDALASDANLVTLGMFESRERALKTFRGLMAVCESLFKTDKEKQDAIESISLANNNIDDVGQVEVVATTFPRLKNLDMSGNQVASMQALQPWKGKFKYLETLFMTGNPIETTDPSYPSTLLEWFPRLQNINGTQLRTPEQIAEQEAALRPKPIPQNGPDFRDVGGIGENFLLEFFAAYDSDRPGLASRLYDEDSRFSISVDTRAAPDPNAAAPMSWASYIKLSRNLTKITMPNPRIQRLFRGAASIQDAWKTLPLTRHPDIKVEINKYIMDCHPLQGLVDPSGQSSGGVDGLIVAVHGEFEEQDPNTNATGKRSFSRTFVLGPGKPGKGVIRVVSDMLSLRTYSLLPNVFAAPVLIPTTAPADQHQAMITELCKQTGMTPQYSEMCLTQVNWEFDQALVIFNEKKSQLPAEAFATMVGS, translated from the exons ATGGCGCCTCGAGGTCGTCAGAATACCAGCGCACGCGAGACTCGCAATACGCGCAAGCCAGCTACCACCTCCAGAGGTGGGATTcagaagcgcaaggctggTCgtgttgatggcgatggcgatttGGATATGGACAGTGCCGGTCGACGTGCTAAGAAGACTACCACTGCCGACATCAAACCTACTCGGTCCAGTACTCGAACTTCAACACGTGGCGGCCCGTCCAAAAATGCTCAAAATGTGCTGAAGCATTTGAGCAACGGCACCGCCGCTTCCCTTGCCTCTCGCATTTCAAGTGCTTCCTCTGGCAAGGGTCCCAAGACTCGATCCCAAGACATGACAGGCCTGACGGTTCTACGAGTCGGTGGTttgaaagaaagcaaagcaGCTAGCAATGCTGGAGGAGGTGTCAACGACCTCCTTGGCTTTATGGAGAGAAAAGCTGGTTCATTCCGAACTGGATCAAAGCGAAAAGTCGCCATCAAAAAG CACCATACAGTCGGTGACTACGTCTACATAGGAGCGAGTGGGGAGGATGCTTCCGAATtaatcaagctcaacacgTTTACGTTTGCTGGTGCGCCTTTGGAGGTCATCGAAGTGGACGAGGTCCCGGACAGGGGCACGGCAATCGAGTCCAAGACTACTCTAGAGCTTCGTACCAAACTTCAGGAAATTCTAAGTTCTCGGTACCTTGGCGCCAacaagcttctcaatcttgatGCCCTTGCTTCAGACGCAAACCTCGTCACTTTGGGCATGTTTGAGAGTCGAGAACGTGCTCTGAAGACATTCAGGGGGCTCATGGCTGTCTGCGAAAGTCTTTTTAAGACGGATAAGGAGAAACAAGATGCAATCGAGAGTATCAGTCTGGCAAACAATAATAtcgatgatgttggccaAGTGGAAGTCGTTGCTACAACTTTTCCTCGTTTGAAGAATCTCGACATGAGTGGCAACCAGGTGGCTTCAATGCAAGCACTCCAACCATGGAAGGGCAAGTTCAAATACCTCGAAACCCTGTTCATGACAGGGAATCCCATCGAAACCACAGATCCGAGCTACCCATCAACCCTTCTGGAATGGTTTCCCAGGTTGCAGAACATCAACGGTACCCAACTACGCACCCCGGAGCAGATTGCTGAGCAGGAGGCTGCCCTTAGACCGAAGCCAATTCCCCAGAACGGTCCTGATTTCAGGGATGTCGGTGGTATTGGCGAAAACTTCCTCTTGGAATTTTTTGCGGCATATGACAGCGATCGCCCTGGCCTCGCGTCAAGGTTATACGACGAAGACAGTCGATTTTCTATATCGGTTGACACACGAGCAGCTCCGGATCCCAACGCTGCTGCACCCATGTCTTGGGCTTCGTATATCAAGCTATCGCGGAATCTGACTAAAATCACCATGCCGAACCCTCGCATCCAACGACTCTTCCGTGGTGCTGCTAGCATTCAGGATGCTTGGAAGACCCTTCCCCTCACTCGACACCCCGATATCAAAGTGGAGATCAACAAGTACATCATGGATTGCCATCCTTTGCAGGGACTTGTCGACCCCAGCGGTCAGAGCTCCGGAGGCGTCGATGGCTTGATAGTGGCAGTGCACGGTGAGTTCGAGGAGCAAGACCCTAACACCAATGCGACGGGAAAGCGAAGCTTCTCCCGTACGTTCGTCCTTGGGCCCGGAAAGCCAGGGAAGGGGGTTATCCGAGTCGTTAGCGACATGCTGTCGCTTCGAACATATAGTCTACTCCCCAACGTGTTCGCGGCGCCTGTCTTAATTCCTACTACGGCACCAGCcgatcaacaccaagcaatGATCACCGAGTTATGCAAACAAACGGGCATGACACCCCAGTACTCCGAGATGTGTCTTACCCAAGTGAATTGGGAATTTGACCAGGCTTTGGTGATATTTaacgagaagaag TCACAACTTCCAGCTGAGGCTTTTGCTACGATGGTTGGCTCATAG